Within the Sporomusaceae bacterium genome, the region TTCCTCCGCGGGAACATGTCCGTAAGCGGATACACCCTTGGTGTCTATACCATACAGGACAGCCGCCGCATTAAGCGTCTGCCGAAAGGTGGACATGTAAAAAACTTGCCAAAAACCCCTGTCTTCCCTGTGATTAGCGGCTTCACAGCGTTTCTGGCGCAAAACGCTCTTTCTACAAAAAGGTGGAAAATGTGTGCTCATACGTCAAAAAATATACACTTATGACATTTTTTGCTCTTCTTCTACAAGACCGTCAGAAACATTATCGGGGAAAATGTTTCTGAAAGTAAGAGCTATTTGCGAGAAATAACAGCAAATTAATATTATCAAAAAACAATTATAAATTATACTGTATCCAGGACACAAAAAAACGCCGCCCCGTTGTCGTCCGTCGACAACGGGGCGGCGTTTTTCGCAAATTCAGTTCCGGCCCAGCAGCCTCCACACCTTCAGATACAGCGACACCATCGCCCGCGTCTCGAACGAGTCGAGCGACAGCGCCAGCAGCTTCTCGATCCGTTTCTTCCGCCAGATCGCCGTGTTGTGGTGGATGAACATCTTGTCGGCGACGATCCGCAGGTTTTCCTCCTCGATGATCCGCTCGAGCGTGGCCAGCAGATTGCTGTCGTGCCTCCGGTCGTACTCCGCCAGGCCGCCGATCATATCCTTCACGATCCGCTGGATATTCCTGTCCTTCAGCAACTGGAAAGCCACCTGATAAAGGCCGGTGTCCGCGTGATGCACCACCCGGCGGCCCTCCTGGCGCTCGCACAGCAGCAAAGCTTCGGCCGCTCTGCCGTACAGTTCCTCCAGATCGAGCGTCGCCTTCTCGCCCGGTGTCGCCGCCACACCCACAGCCACCTGCGTGAACGCGAACCTCGCCTCCGTCTCCCTTGCCAGGCGGGCGGCGAACGCCAACTGGCTCTCCTTCGTCCGCCCCGCCTTGTCCGCAGGCACAAGCATCGCGATAAGCCCGTTCGTCTGCCACGCCCACCCCGGTTCGCTCCGCGCCAGCCAGGCGACGATATCGCCCTTGGCGGCCGCCTGCGGCGCCACCTGCTCCCCGGTAGGCCAGCATTCCGGCGCCAGCGGCTCCACCCGCGCCACCATGAGCGCGAAGCAGGCGTAGTCGGCATGAGTGTCCACCCCGTAGCCCTCCAGCACGCTGGCCACATACTCCGCCGGATGGCCGCCCGTCACCAGACTGTTGAAAAACGTGCTGCGGCCGTAAGCCTGCTCCGTCAACGCCGTCTTTTCCTCGGCAGCTTTCTCCGCCGTGATATCGCGGACGCGGAAAGAAACCGTCCGCTTGCCGCGGTAGCGGCGCGTCATCGGCGCCGCCGTAACCCTGATGGACATCGTCAGCTCACCGACCTCGGCCCGAAACTCCGTCGTCCGGGCGGCGCCCTCCCGCAGCACCGCAGCCAGCATCGTCAGCAGGTCCGCGGCCGCCGGCGGCGGCAGGGCGGTGCGCAGATTCTGCCCCTCGGAGTTGCCCGGCAGCATGCTCTTCTCGCCGAAGCACCGGACAATATCGCCCTCCTCGTCCACGATCAGCGTCACCGTGCCCGTGTCCGCGTCCGAGCAATCCTCCAGCAGATCAAGCTGCTCCCTCGCCAGCTCCTCGGCCCGCCGCCGTTCGCTTATATCCAGCGACGAAGCCATCGCATACCTCCTGCCCTGGAGCTCGATGAACTCCACATTTAAGAGCGCCATCACGCACTCGCCGTTCTTGGACCGCACCGGGACATCCTTATCCCGGATACAGCCCTCCGCCAGCAGCAGCCTCCGCAGCTCGTCGCGCGTCGCCTCGTCCCACAGCCCCAGCTCCGTGCCCGTCTTCCCCAGCACCTCTTCCCTGGCAAAGCCCAGGCTGCGCAGCCACGCCCCGTTCACCTCGGCGAACTTCGCCTCCGGCCAGGTCAAAAGAGCCATTGCGTGCGGGGTGGCGTCAAAAATAATCCGCAGTCTTTCCTCGGTTAGCTTCATTTCGCTGATATCGCGGAAAGTCGCCGCCAGCCCCTCCGCCGACGGGAATAGGGCCACCTCCAGCCATCTTCCCGGCTTGGCCGCAAACGTCTCGAAATAGACCCCTTCCCTCCTGTCGGTCGCCAGGCGGATCTTCTCCGCCAGCAGGGGGATGACGAAATCGGCCGCGGCGAAATGCTTCCCCGTCGGGTCCGCGCCCGCCGGCGCCAGCATCGACCGGGCCGCCCTATTCATGAAAAATATTCTCCCCGCGCCGTCCAAGGAGAAAAATCCGTCCACCAGGTTGTCGAGGACGCGCATCAACTGCGCCGCGTTGTCCTGTTTTCCCGCTCTTGCCATACATACCGCCGTCCGCTAATAATTCGTTAAGTAATTTCAGTCATCATTCGGTCTCACCCGCCGATAATCCTCTCCGTTTTCCGGCGAAAACAAGAAAATTGTCAATCCTTGTCAAAACAAGGCGTGAGCGCGCCGCTAGTTTGCGGCAGGCGATAGCTCAAGCCTATTTACTAACTATCGCGGCGGCAGCCGAAAGACTGCCGCCCGGATTTTCCTGGTCGGCAAAAGCCCGGTATCACCCGGAAGGCAAAATTGACAATATATGTTACAATGAAAGATATTGAGCAAATCGCGAGTCATGCGGCAGAATGACGATTCGGAGGGATTGGTTTGCCCGGAAGCAGTCATGTGGTTCTAAACGGCCTACTCTACTTCATGATCCTCACCCTCGGCAGCACCGCCAGCATCGCCGGTCTGGTCAACAAGTACATCGCGGCCGGCTTCGCCGTCGAAAACTACATCATCGGCTACTGCTTCACCGTTTACTCAGTCGCCTACGCCACCTCCGTCTTCAGCGTCGGGTGGATGCTGGAGAAGTTCAGCGTCCGCAGCCTGCTGCGGGCCTACTGCGCTCTGGCCGCCGTGGCGATAATCTGCTTCGCCAACGCGCCCACCCTTATCGTCTTCACCGTCTTCCTGTTCATATTCGGTCTGGGCATGGGCATCCTGCTGCCGACAGCCTTCCACGTCACCCTGCTTCTCTATGACGCCAAAGTCAGGGCGGCGAAATCCATCGCCGTCACCTTCTTCTACGCCGTCGGCTCGATCGTCGGCCCCATCCTGGCCGGCCTCGCGCTGGACCGGGGCGTCACCTGGCAGGGTGTATACTATGCCGTCGTAGCCATGCTGCTAGCCGTCATCCTCGGTACCTTCATCCCCCAACTGAAAACCTTCGCGCCGAAAAAAGCCGACCGCGGCGCCGAGAAAGTCGACTGGAGCCTCAACGTATTCCTCGCCGGCCTGTCCGTCTTCTGCTTCATGATCTCCGAATTCATCTTCGGCTACTGGATCATCCAATACCTCATGGACCGCCTGGCCGTCGGCGTAGTCATGGCGAGCGCCGCCCTTTCGCTCTGGTGGGGCTGTATCACCACCGGGCGCCTGGCCGGCAGCTTCATCCTCTCCCGGATATCGCTTGCCAAATACATCATCGTCAGCGCCGCCGTCGCCAGCGTCGCCTATTTCGGCCTCCTGGGCGCGGCGACCTACGCCCAGGCCATGGTGCTCATCGGCATCAAGGGCTTCGCCTACTCCAGCCTTTACCCCACCCTCATCTCCTTCGGCACCTTCCAGACCCCAAAGCCCTCGCCCCGCACCACCTCCTTCTTCCTCGCCTCCGGCTCGGCCGGCATCATATTCTCCGTGATCTTGTCCAGCTCCCTCAAACAATACTTCGATTACGAAATCGTCCTGGCCGCCGGCGCCTCGCTCATTGGCGCGGTAGCCCTGGTGACCGCCATCGTCGCCTACCGAAACAAAAAACGCCCCCTCGCCCCCAGTGCTCCGGCCCAATGAAACAAATGCATAACAAACCCGACCTGCCAACACTTACACTTAGTTATCAAGCATAAATCTCTAAGGTAAATATAGGCGAGAACCGGGAGAACATCCCAGTTCTCTTTTTATTGATTTCTTAGCAGCAAAATATTATAATATAACCGAACACTTGTTCTGCAATTAAAACCGGCAAACCGGTAGGCGGTTTATCTGTTCCGTGCCGGTTGAATGGTTTATTGAAGGATAACGGGAGGGAAACCGGTGATAGACAAAAGTAGCATTATAGCACTTATAAGAGCGCAAATTCCTCAGGCCAATAATGATGTTGTCGAAAGCATTTCAGCGGAAATTGTCCAAGATGCCGAGGCGATAATTCATTCAATGGTCAGGCAAGCGACAAGCCAGGAGAAGGAAAACCAATATTGGGGCAATTTTAAAGGGAAATAAAGGCAATAGACAGGAAAAGCTTTTGCCTATTACCGAAATAGAGGTGTTTATAGTGCTAAGTCCATGTGGGTTGAGCTGTGACGGCTGCAAAGATTTTGGCAAGAGTTGCGCAGGGTGCCGGGCTATTGCGGGCAGGGTCTACTGGGCTCAGTATGTTGGGCTGGATACCTGCCCGATGTATGCCTGCTGTATCAATGAAAAAGGCTATGAACACTGCGGCCACTGTGATAAACTCCCTTGCGAGATTTATTATGCCACTCAGGACCCTTCAACTACCGACGAGCAACATATCGACGGCATAAACAAACGTGTGGCAGCGTTAAAAGAGCTGCTGGCGACATGAAAACGGAAGCAATCACACATCACGGCGGCAGTCATTATGACTGCCGCCGTTTCGTATTCAGCCGTTACTGTCCGGGAGCGGGGGAGAGGGGCCGCTGCCCTGACGATACTTTGTGCCATTGCCCCTCCGGGGCGCAAACCTCCGGCTCCAGTGCTCCGGGCGAACGCGCCGTATGGCTCGGGCCGACACAGCCGTACCGTCGCCAACTGTCGTCCGTGACAGATGGCTCCTCGCCCGTCCGTCCATGGACGGGCGTACGTTCGTGTTACCGGCCTGCTTCGCCGACGGCGCGTAATCGTCCTCCGCAATGTCGCCGGCCACTTGCGCCCCTGCGGGATTAATTCAAGTTTTTTCTCGCAAACCTCCGACCGCGATAGAGGTGTGCCCAAAAGAAACTTCCGGTAAGATTTTTCTGGTCGCATCTATATTATGAAGTCGAATTAATTCTATTAAATCCGTTATGTATTCCTTGAAACCACCTGATCCCGCGATTCGTCCTCGAAAAGTGAAATAGGCAGGGTCATTAACAAAAGGCCAAAAGGGGCCATATTTTTCCTTGTCATCTCTCTTTTTCTGTTCTTTTATTGGATAAAGTTTGACGTAGTCCATAAATTCTGAAGTAGTCAATTTATCTAATAGTAATAAAGTTTCATGGTCCATACAGTCTGAACAATCCTTTATTGTTCTATCCATCATTTCGTAGAATTTAATAAATTGTTCAACAAACGTATTGATAGTAATAGGACCCCACGAGCTTTCTATGGAAAATGATGATACATTAGTAAAAAAAGCATCATCAAAAATATCCTCAAAAGTATTAATTGGACTATCGGGTTTTACTAAGGCGGTTCCCTTATGCAATTCATATAAGGTGAAAAGGACACCATTTATCCGTGTACCTAATCGTTCGAAAGCAAAAAGTATTCGTCTATTTCGTCTGTCGGCCTCATGTTTTGCCAAAATTCTATTATATAGAATTACCACTATAACACTTGTAATCATTCCGGTTCCCGTATTCAGTAATCCGTTTTTCCACCAATCCTGGGTGGCTATAGTAGAATCGAAATAGCCGGGCAGATATTGCGTGTACCAGGAGAAGGCGCAAAAAACTAATCCAATTATACTTACTGTGGCAAGAAGGCGGATTTCTAACAAGTTCATCACCTCATTTACCACAGTTATACAAGGAAAAACAAATTCCTTTATAAAAACACATCACGGCGGCAGTCTCAAAGACTGCCGCCGTTTTATTAAAAAGATGCCGGCATCGAGTGGCCGGCGAGAGAGGTAGCAAAGTAATTCGTTCCTAGCCGGGAGGGATATTCGTTTTTGAGCGGCGGTCGCCATGGGAAGCCGCCGCGTTGATTTCTTAGTGGAGGGAAATCCGCAGAGCCGCGCTGTCCGGCTTACGGCTCTGCGGATACAATGCTTATCGTTATCTGAAAAGGGCCGTGGAGGCCGTTATTTTTTTATCGCCGGCATATCCTTGGGGTCCTTGATGGCGTCGGGGCCTTCCTCGCCGGTGCGGATGCGGACGGCGTTCTCCAGCGGGTAGACGAAGATTTTGCCGTCGCCCACATTGCCGGTGCGACAGACGCGTTTGGCCGTCTCCACCACCCGTTCCACCGGCACCTCGCACACCACGATCTCTACCTTCACCTTGGGCACGAGGTTAATCGTCACCTCCTTGCCGCGGTAGACCTCCTTATACCCCTTCTGCAGCCCGCAGCCGTACACCTGGGTGACCGTCATCCCCGTCACCGCGATGGCGTTCATCGCCTCCTTCAGCTCCTCGAGCTTCTCGGGGCGGGTGATAATATCGATCTTCGTTATCTTTTCCACGCAAACTCCTCCTTCCGCTTACGAATTGAGGCTGACCTTGGCCGCCGCGCCCGACTGGCTGACGGCGAACGGCGCAGCGTGGGCGACAGGCAGGCCGGCGGCGAAATCCTGGTACGCATAGCCGCGCTCGCCGTGCTCCGTGATATCGAGTCCCTGGATCTCCTGCTCCTCAGTCGCCCGCAGCGGCATCACAGCCCCCACGATCTTCAGGATTATAAACGTGCCCACGATCGCGATCGCCCAGCTCGCGCCCACACCGACGAGCTGCGTCATCACCAGGTCGGGGTTGCCGTAAAACAGGCCGTCGTTGCCCGCCTCGTTCACCGCCTTCGAGGC harbors:
- a CDS encoding MFS transporter, with translation MPGSSHVVLNGLLYFMILTLGSTASIAGLVNKYIAAGFAVENYIIGYCFTVYSVAYATSVFSVGWMLEKFSVRSLLRAYCALAAVAIICFANAPTLIVFTVFLFIFGLGMGILLPTAFHVTLLLYDAKVRAAKSIAVTFFYAVGSIVGPILAGLALDRGVTWQGVYYAVVAMLLAVILGTFIPQLKTFAPKKADRGAEKVDWSLNVFLAGLSVFCFMISEFIFGYWIIQYLMDRLAVGVVMASAALSLWWGCITTGRLAGSFILSRISLAKYIIVSAAVASVAYFGLLGAATYAQAMVLIGIKGFAYSSLYPTLISFGTFQTPKPSPRTTSFFLASGSAGIIFSVILSSSLKQYFDYEIVLAAGASLIGAVALVTAIVAYRNKKRPLAPSAPAQ
- a CDS encoding PAS domain S-box protein; the protein is MARAGKQDNAAQLMRVLDNLVDGFFSLDGAGRIFFMNRAARSMLAPAGADPTGKHFAAADFVIPLLAEKIRLATDRREGVYFETFAAKPGRWLEVALFPSAEGLAATFRDISEMKLTEERLRIIFDATPHAMALLTWPEAKFAEVNGAWLRSLGFAREEVLGKTGTELGLWDEATRDELRRLLLAEGCIRDKDVPVRSKNGECVMALLNVEFIELQGRRYAMASSLDISERRRAEELAREQLDLLEDCSDADTGTVTLIVDEEGDIVRCFGEKSMLPGNSEGQNLRTALPPPAAADLLTMLAAVLREGAARTTEFRAEVGELTMSIRVTAAPMTRRYRGKRTVSFRVRDITAEKAAEEKTALTEQAYGRSTFFNSLVTGGHPAEYVASVLEGYGVDTHADYACFALMVARVEPLAPECWPTGEQVAPQAAAKGDIVAWLARSEPGWAWQTNGLIAMLVPADKAGRTKESQLAFAARLARETEARFAFTQVAVGVAATPGEKATLDLEELYGRAAEALLLCERQEGRRVVHHADTGLYQVAFQLLKDRNIQRIVKDMIGGLAEYDRRHDSNLLATLERIIEEENLRIVADKMFIHHNTAIWRKKRIEKLLALSLDSFETRAMVSLYLKVWRLLGRN
- a CDS encoding P-II family nitrogen regulator yields the protein MEKITKIDIITRPEKLEELKEAMNAIAVTGMTVTQVYGCGLQKGYKEVYRGKEVTINLVPKVKVEIVVCEVPVERVVETAKRVCRTGNVGDGKIFVYPLENAVRIRTGEEGPDAIKDPKDMPAIKK